CTTTGTCGAGACGCGCGACATCAGGGAGAAAACCGACCGCTTCGTACTGCGCGTCGTGTCGATGGAAAGCCAGCGCGAGGTACCAAAACTCGAGCGCGTCAGGCTCTCAGTGAAGAAGGGCACCGCGCCCGATGTCGGCAGCTTCGTCGAATTGAAGGCGCGGCTGATGCCGCCGCTCGGGCCGCAGCGTCCGGGCTCCTATGATTTCGGCCGCGACCTCTATTTCCAGGGCATCGGCGCCTCCGGCTTCGTGATGGGCGCGGTCAGGACAAAGGAGCCGCCTGCGACCGGCGGCCTTGCGCTGCGTTATGCCGCCTTCATGCAGTGGCTGCGCGACGCCATCGACGCGCGCATCCGCACCACGCTGGACGGCGATCAGCGCGCGATCGCGACGGCGCTGCTCACCGGGCGGCGCGATGCGATCACGACGCCGGTCAACGACGCGATGTTCATCTCGGGGCTCGGCCATGTGCTGTCGATCTCCGGCTACCACATGGCCGTGGTCGCCGGCGTCGTGTTCTTCACGATCCGCGCGCTGCTTGCGCTGTTTCCGGCGCTGACGGCCGGACACCCGATCAAGAAATGGGCGGCGGCGGCCGCGCTGGTCGCGGCGGCGTTCTATCTGCTGCTGTCGGGGGCGGAGGTTGCGACCCAGCGATCGTTCTTCATGACGGCCGTGGTGCTGATCGCCGTGATCGTCGATCGCCGCGCGATCACCTTCCGCACGCTGGCGGTGGCGGCGCTGATCGTGCTCGCGATCGCGCCGGAATCGCTGGTGCATCCGAGCTTCCAAATGTCGTTTGCCGCGACGCTCGGGCTGGTGGCACTGGTGCAGATCGGGCTGCCGAACCTGCTGGCGTCGCCCGACCATTCCGCCACCGCGCGGGTCGCTCTGTGGGGCGGGCGCGAGCTCACCATGCTGATGCTGGCCTCGCTGGTGGCTGGGCTCGCGACCACGCCCTACGCCGCGTTCCATTTCCATCGCGTGACGCCCTACGGGCTGCTGGCCAACCTCGCAGCGATGCCGGTGGTCTCGGCGGTCGTGATGCCGGCCGGCCTGCTCGGGCTGCTTGCGATGCCGTTCGGCTTCGACGGCGTGTTCTGGGCGATCATGGGGTTTGGCATCGACTGGATGATCCTGGTGACGCAATGGGTCGCCGCGCTCCCCGGCGCGGTCGGCCGGATGGCGGCGTTTGGGGCCGGGCCGATGATCATGGCCAGCGCCGGCCTGATCCTGCTCGGGCTGTTGCGCACGCCGCTGCGTTGGTCGGGGGCGGTGCTGCTGGTGGCGGCTTCGGTCTGGGCGGTGCGGGTGCCACAGCCGGACGTGCTGGTCTCCGCCGACGGCCGCAATGTCGCGGTGCGGGGCGGCGACGGCCGGCTGCATCTGATGCACAGCGCCAAGGACGCCTTCCTCATCAAGGAGTGGCTGGCGGCGGACGCCGATGCGAGGACCGCTATGGACGCCTCGCTCGCCGAGGGTGTTTCCTGCGATCCGGGCGGCTGCGTGACGCAGGGGCCCGGCGGCGCCTTCGTCGCGCTGGTGAGCCGGCCCGAGGCGCTGGCTGATGATTGCGAGCGCGCGGCGCTGATCGTGACGGCGCGGCCGGCGCCGAAGGATTGCGCGGCCTCGGTGATCGACGCCGAGCGGTTGCGGCGCCACGGCGCGCTGGTGCTCCGGCGTATCAGGGACGGCTACGCCGTCGATGCGGTCAAGCCCGGCGGGATCGACCGGCCGTGGTCGCCGGCGGTGCCCGGTGATGGCGAGAGCGAGACCACGCTGCGCGCGCCGGCTGCCGCGCCACGGCCCGCCGTGGATGCGACGCCGGCCGAGACCGATCTGCAGGGCGAGGATTAGCCGTTGTCGGGTGAGGGTCCGGTCGGCAGCTCGAACAGGCCGAGATGGAACTCGTCGGAGTCGGGGCCGGCATCGGGCTTCTTGACGAGGGTGAAGGAAGCCTCCGGGAATTGCTCCCAGACCTTCAGGTCATCAGCCGTCACGGTCAGCCAGCCGAACCGGAACATGTAGCGGCCCGGCTCCGTGACGCGTCCAGCCTTTTGCCATGTGACCTTGTCGACCACTGAGCAGGTTTCCGTTGAGCAGGTTTCCGTGAGTGCACGTCCTCCGTGCCCAATGATGCGCCAAGCCGGCCGCCGACGCAAATCTCCTGCCGCGCCCCGGAACCCGGCGTCCGGGGTCGCTCGAAATCGCTCAAGGTCACCCGCCGCCGGATCGCTCATTCCGCGGCGACGATGCGCTCAACCCAAAAACAGCGACGCAAATGCGGAGGGCCGCCGCTCCACAACCTTCGGCTTCTGCTCGACCGGCGGATGCAGTGCCGGCAGTTGCAGCACGCTGACGCGTTGTCCCTCGACCAATTGGGTCACCAGCACATGGCTGCCGTCGGGGAATTCGACCGCGTCGTGATGGCGATCGGGAACGTCGGGCTCGACTTCGTTGAACACGCCGACGCGGAAGTTCATCGTCTTGGTCCAGATCCAGCGGCTGTCGTAGCGAACGTTCTCGGCGAAAGCGAGCTCGGTGCCCGGCAGCATGCAGACCGCGACCGTGGGATCATTCTCCGAAGCAAAGCCGCGGGTCGACGTGCCGCGGAAAGTCGTGGTGATCAGCGTCTCTCCAACAATGGCGGGGCGCGACGCCACGGCGTGCAGACTATAGTCACACATCGGATGGCTCCTCTGTTCGAGGGTAGCGACCCGTGCCTCTCCTTGAGGCATAGGGCCTCTACCAGAGTGGACGATAACGAACGAGTGTCTCCTCGTTTCTGGGCGATTGTACGACTGCTCGACGAACGCCCCGATCACAAACACGCGACGCTGCGTGGGAGGTATCGGAGCGCATCGGGCAGGCGGCACGTTACGCCATCTATCAAGGAACGATTCCGATGTGTTGCTCGTTCCTCGCCGCCGCAAGTATTTGAAATCAGTATTTGCGATAGAGGCCGATCAGCTTGCCCTGGATGCGGACCCGGTTCGGCGGCAGGATGCGCACCTCATAGGCGGTGTTGGCCGGCTCCAGCGCGATCGATGCACCGCGGCGGCGAAAGCGCTTCAGGGTGGCTTCCTCCTCGTCGATCAGCGCCACCACGATGTCGCCGGTGTTGGCGACGTCGTTGCGCTGGATCAGCGCCATGTCGCCGTCGAGGATGCCGGCATCGACCATCGAGTCGCCGCGCACTTCCAGCGCATAATGCTCGCCGGCGCCGAGCATGTCGGGTGGTACGCTGATGGTGTGGCTGCGGGTCTGCAGCGCCTCGATCGGCGTACCGGCGGCGATCCGGCCCATCACGGGGACCGCGACCGGACGGTTGCCGTCGTCCTCGGCAATCGGCGGCGTGCTGGTGCGCTTGCCGAGGGTGCCTTCGATGACGCTCGGCGTGAAGCCGCGGCGGCCGTTGCTGCCGCCGGCCGACAGCTCGGGCAGCTTGATGACTTCGATAGCGCGGGCGCGGTTGGGCAGGCGGCGGATGAAGCCGCGCTCTTCCAGCGCAGTGATCAGGCGGTGGATACCGGACTTCGAGCGCAGGTCGAGCGCATCCTTCATCTCGTCGAAGGAGGGCGGCACGCCGGCCTCTTTCAGACGTTCGTTGATGAAACGCAGAAGTTCGTACTGTTTGCGCGTGAGCATCTCGAGTATTCCCCCGGTTGATAGCGTCGTTCGATTCCGAGACTCTTCAGGTGGGACCCGCAGGCGGGGCTGACCTCAGGAGCGCGGTGCTCGTTGCAAGCGCTCCCTGGTGGTCTCCCGTTTGTAGACACCAGTACTCGAAACAAATCATGAACGGACACTATATGTTCGATATGTGTTCCGCAACCACTTAATTTCAGGTGAACGCGTTCTGCAACGCGCAATCGGCGAGCCGCGAAAGTCTCATTCGGGCAGCGTCAGGATCTCGCATTCGCTGCCTTGAACAGCGGCCGGCGCAAACGGCGGACGCACGAGAAGTGCCCGTGCCGCAGCGAGATTCCCGAGCAGCGACGAGTCCTGCTGCATCACAGGCGTTGCGATCAGCGTGCCGTCCTCGCGCGTCTCGAGACGCGCGCGCAGATAGTCCTCGCGCTGGTCGTTGGCAGCGAGGTCGCGGCCGAGCAGGGCGCTCGCGCGGCGATGATGAATCATTTTTCGGCCGCTCAGCGCCCGAATCAACGGCACCAGAAACAGGAAGGCGCAGACATAGGACGACACCGGATTGCCGGGCAGGCCGATCACCCGCAGCGCCCCTAACCGGCCATGCATCATCGGCTTGCCGGGCCGCATCGCGATCCGCCAGAACGCCATATCGACGCCTTCGGCCTCCAGCGACTGCTTGACCAGGTCGTGGTCGCCGACCGAGGCGCCGCCGGTCGTGATCAGGATGTCGGCGCCGGTTTCCCGCGCCCGGCGGATGCCTGCGGTGGTGGCGTCCACCGTGTCGGCGGCAATCCCGAGATCGACGGTCTCGGCGCCCTCGGCGCGGGCCAGCGCCCGCAGCGCGTAGCCGTTGGAATAGACGATCTGGCCGGGGCCGGGCTGCGAGCCCGGCATCACCAGCTCGTCGCCGGTCGCCAGCACCGCGACCTTCGGGCGGCGGCGCACCGCGAGCTCCGCATAGTTCATGGCGGCCGCAAGCGACAGCGCGCGGTCGGAGAGGCGGCTGCCGGCGGCGAGCAGCACGTCGCCCTCACGGAAGTCGACACCGGCCGGGCGGATGTGCCGTCCGGCGGCAGCTAGCTCGGTGATCGTGATGTGGTCGCCCTCGACGGCGGTGTCTTCCTGGATGATGACGGCGTCGGCCCCGTCAGGGATCACGCCGCCGGTGAAGATCCGCACCGCTTCGCCGGCGCCGACCGTGCGCTCGAATGGCCGTCCGGCCGCGACTTCGCCGATCACCCGGAGGCGGGCCTTCAGGTCAGCCGCGTCGGTCGCGCGCACGGCATAGCCGTCCATCGCCGACATCGGCTGCGGCGGCTGGGTGCGGCGCGCGGCGAGGTCGCGCGCCAGGGTGCGATGGTAGGCGGCATCGAGCGCGACCATCTCCTCCGGCAGCGGTTCGGCGCCGGCGAGGACGGCGGACAGGGCATCGGCAACCGGCATCAGGGCCACGCTCGGAGCTCCTCAATTCCTAATGTTCAATACCAAGTGCAGTCAGAGCCCTCGCCACGTCATCCGTCGATGTCACGTGGATGGCATGAAGGCCGCGCGCCCGCGCGCCTTCGATGTTGGCGGCCAGGTCGTCGAAGAACAGCATCCGCGACGCCGGCACGCCGATGGCTTTTACCACATGATCGTAGGCCTCGGCGTCGGGTTTGCGAAAGCCGATCGTCGAGGACAGGAAGACGGTGCGGAAATGGCTGAGCAGCTCGGCATG
This Bradyrhizobium sp. CCBAU 53421 DNA region includes the following protein-coding sequences:
- a CDS encoding ComEC/Rec2 family competence protein, whose protein sequence is MAEQGTTPGGRRGYAGTWPPRAAMPAGGYVPARASIWRPLVETLRQWARAEAGAGRLLPWVPVAFGTGIAFYFGAEHEPVLSVAASVAVALCLLALLLQRRSVFPAIVMLAAVAAGFATATWKTARIAHGVLARPLFSVALTGFVETRDIREKTDRFVLRVVSMESQREVPKLERVRLSVKKGTAPDVGSFVELKARLMPPLGPQRPGSYDFGRDLYFQGIGASGFVMGAVRTKEPPATGGLALRYAAFMQWLRDAIDARIRTTLDGDQRAIATALLTGRRDAITTPVNDAMFISGLGHVLSISGYHMAVVAGVVFFTIRALLALFPALTAGHPIKKWAAAAALVAAAFYLLLSGAEVATQRSFFMTAVVLIAVIVDRRAITFRTLAVAALIVLAIAPESLVHPSFQMSFAATLGLVALVQIGLPNLLASPDHSATARVALWGGRELTMLMLASLVAGLATTPYAAFHFHRVTPYGLLANLAAMPVVSAVVMPAGLLGLLAMPFGFDGVFWAIMGFGIDWMILVTQWVAALPGAVGRMAAFGAGPMIMASAGLILLGLLRTPLRWSGAVLLVAASVWAVRVPQPDVLVSADGRNVAVRGGDGRLHLMHSAKDAFLIKEWLAADADARTAMDASLAEGVSCDPGGCVTQGPGGAFVALVSRPEALADDCERAALIVTARPAPKDCAASVIDAERLRRHGALVLRRIRDGYAVDAVKPGGIDRPWSPAVPGDGESETTLRAPAAAPRPAVDATPAETDLQGED
- the lexA gene encoding transcriptional repressor LexA, which translates into the protein MLTRKQYELLRFINERLKEAGVPPSFDEMKDALDLRSKSGIHRLITALEERGFIRRLPNRARAIEVIKLPELSAGGSNGRRGFTPSVIEGTLGKRTSTPPIAEDDGNRPVAVPVMGRIAAGTPIEALQTRSHTISVPPDMLGAGEHYALEVRGDSMVDAGILDGDMALIQRNDVANTGDIVVALIDEEEATLKRFRRRGASIALEPANTAYEVRILPPNRVRIQGKLIGLYRKY
- the glp gene encoding gephyrin-like molybdotransferase Glp; translation: MALMPVADALSAVLAGAEPLPEEMVALDAAYHRTLARDLAARRTQPPQPMSAMDGYAVRATDAADLKARLRVIGEVAAGRPFERTVGAGEAVRIFTGGVIPDGADAVIIQEDTAVEGDHITITELAAAGRHIRPAGVDFREGDVLLAAGSRLSDRALSLAAAMNYAELAVRRRPKVAVLATGDELVMPGSQPGPGQIVYSNGYALRALARAEGAETVDLGIAADTVDATTAGIRRARETGADILITTGGASVGDHDLVKQSLEAEGVDMAFWRIAMRPGKPMMHGRLGALRVIGLPGNPVSSYVCAFLFLVPLIRALSGRKMIHHRRASALLGRDLAANDQREDYLRARLETREDGTLIATPVMQQDSSLLGNLAAARALLVRPPFAPAAVQGSECEILTLPE